A genomic stretch from uncultured Cohaesibacter sp. includes:
- a CDS encoding ROK family protein yields MRNPVKKASQITEQRSQGRNLVFSHIRNNFQVARIDIANTTGMSPATVTSITAELIAAGLIEEVQREVEPGQSKRGRPRVDLKLRGESHIVAGMKLTGRSISAVVLDLEGKQLGKAQLPMPRPPIDRAALCKLIPEVVETVSAAAGIKPEDLSAVGIGLPGTIQATEGFVDWCPLFQEQEFSLKQLMEDIMPMPVFVENDANSVAIAELWFGFGRDVPDFLVVTIEQGVGLGIVLDGKIFRGTQGFGAEFGHTKVQSEGALCRCGQRGCLEAYVADYALLREANLFKHWEEGTSEEDRLIQLFAAAKEGDRMAKSIFDRASRMFSMGLANLVNIFDPAMVILSGEQMQFDYLYAQQVFDMVRSSTILKGHHEPEIRIHKWGDMMWAKGAAAFALEEVVRISLDQLGSSEANA; encoded by the coding sequence ATGAGAAATCCAGTCAAAAAAGCGTCGCAGATCACGGAACAAAGGAGTCAGGGGCGGAATCTGGTTTTTTCTCATATACGCAACAACTTTCAAGTCGCGCGCATTGATATCGCCAACACCACAGGCATGAGCCCGGCCACTGTGACCTCTATCACGGCGGAGCTGATCGCAGCGGGCCTGATTGAAGAAGTGCAAAGAGAAGTCGAACCGGGCCAATCCAAGCGGGGCCGCCCCAGAGTGGACCTCAAGCTGCGTGGGGAATCCCACATTGTGGCGGGCATGAAGCTGACGGGCCGCAGCATCAGCGCGGTGGTGCTTGATCTGGAAGGCAAGCAGCTGGGCAAGGCACAATTGCCCATGCCCCGCCCTCCCATTGATCGCGCCGCCCTTTGCAAGCTCATTCCCGAAGTTGTGGAGACCGTTTCTGCTGCGGCTGGCATCAAACCTGAAGATCTTTCGGCTGTGGGGATCGGTTTGCCCGGCACCATTCAGGCCACGGAAGGCTTTGTTGACTGGTGCCCTCTGTTTCAAGAGCAGGAATTCAGCCTCAAGCAATTGATGGAAGACATCATGCCGATGCCGGTGTTCGTTGAAAACGACGCCAACTCAGTTGCCATCGCTGAACTCTGGTTCGGATTTGGTCGGGATGTTCCTGATTTTCTGGTTGTGACCATCGAACAGGGTGTTGGTCTGGGCATCGTTCTGGACGGGAAAATCTTCCGTGGAACGCAAGGATTTGGCGCAGAATTCGGCCACACCAAGGTGCAGTCGGAAGGGGCCCTTTGCCGCTGCGGGCAGCGCGGATGCCTGGAAGCCTATGTCGCTGATTATGCTCTCCTGCGCGAAGCCAATCTCTTCAAGCATTGGGAGGAAGGAACCAGCGAAGAAGACCGCCTCATCCAACTTTTCGCCGCAGCCAAGGAAGGCGACCGGATGGCCAAATCCATTTTTGATCGCGCCAGCCGCATGTTCTCCATGGGTCTGGCCAATCTGGTCAATATATTCGACCCCGCCATGGTGATCCTGTCGGGTGAACAGATGCAGTTTGACTATCTCTATGCACAACAGGTGTTCGATATGGTCCGCTCCTCGACCATCCTCAAAGGGCATCACGAACCGGAAATCCGCATCCACAAATGGGGCGACATGATGTGGGCAAAAGGCGCAGCTGCCTTTGCTTTGGAAGAGGTTGTCCGCATTTCTCTGGATCAGCTGGGAAGCTCTGAAGCAAACGCCTGA
- the xylB gene encoding xylulokinase: MYLGIDLGTSGVKVVVMSENQQIIASTNQSLSVSRPSSGWSEQEPQSWILATAAAFDDLVASHPEAIKQVRAIGLSGQMHGATMLDAKDTPIAPCILWNDTRSHQEAARLDATPGFRELTGNIVFPGFTAPKLAWMQANKPDLFEKIKKVLLPKDYLRLWLTGDYVSDYSDSAGTSWLDVGKREWSSDLLAATGLDKSHMPALAESTESTGTLRKELVERWGFSADTIVAGGAGDNAASAIATGIVGEGDAFISLGTSGVIYAAIDSYRPLPESAVHTFCHSTANHWCHMAVILAATDALNWYAKLVGSGAADLTKALGDEVIAPGSALFFPYLGGERTPHNDANIRGGFIGLSHPDDKLVLTRTVLEGISYAFKDGIKALEAAGTSLSRLIAVGGGSSSDYWLSLLATILDKQIDRPTAGDFGGAFGAARMGLVADQKGDPSVLCTMPTIEKSFYPNKALQDRFENVYARYAAAYSSLKDL, encoded by the coding sequence ATGTATTTGGGAATTGACCTGGGCACGTCCGGGGTCAAGGTGGTGGTCATGTCTGAAAATCAGCAGATCATCGCTTCGACAAACCAATCTCTTTCGGTGTCACGCCCTTCTTCGGGCTGGAGCGAACAGGAGCCGCAAAGCTGGATTCTGGCCACAGCTGCAGCCTTTGATGATCTGGTCGCATCTCACCCGGAAGCCATCAAGCAGGTTCGCGCCATCGGGCTGTCCGGCCAGATGCATGGGGCTACCATGCTGGATGCAAAGGACACACCGATCGCGCCATGCATTCTCTGGAATGACACCCGCAGCCACCAAGAAGCCGCAAGGCTTGACGCGACGCCTGGTTTTCGCGAGCTAACCGGCAACATCGTCTTTCCCGGGTTCACCGCGCCGAAACTGGCATGGATGCAGGCCAACAAGCCCGACCTCTTCGAAAAGATCAAGAAGGTGCTGCTTCCCAAGGATTATCTGCGCCTCTGGCTGACCGGCGACTATGTCTCGGACTATTCCGACAGCGCAGGCACATCCTGGCTGGATGTCGGAAAGCGAGAATGGTCCTCTGATCTGCTGGCTGCCACCGGCCTTGACAAATCACACATGCCTGCCCTCGCAGAAAGCACCGAGAGCACCGGCACATTGCGCAAGGAACTGGTTGAACGCTGGGGCTTCTCCGCTGATACCATTGTTGCTGGCGGAGCTGGCGACAACGCCGCATCCGCGATCGCAACCGGCATTGTCGGCGAAGGCGATGCCTTTATCTCGTTGGGCACCAGTGGCGTTATCTATGCCGCCATTGACAGCTATCGCCCCCTGCCAGAAAGCGCTGTGCACACCTTCTGTCATTCCACCGCCAATCACTGGTGCCATATGGCCGTTATTCTGGCTGCGACCGACGCGCTCAACTGGTACGCCAAGCTGGTCGGCTCGGGCGCCGCGGACCTGACCAAGGCTCTTGGTGATGAGGTGATCGCCCCCGGTTCAGCTTTGTTCTTCCCCTATCTTGGCGGTGAACGCACGCCGCACAATGACGCCAATATTCGGGGCGGCTTTATCGGCCTCTCCCACCCGGATGACAAACTTGTCCTCACCCGCACAGTCCTTGAAGGCATCTCCTACGCTTTCAAAGACGGCATCAAGGCGCTTGAAGCAGCAGGCACAAGCCTGAGCCGTCTCATCGCGGTGGGCGGCGGATCATCATCGGACTATTGGCTGTCTCTACTCGCCACCATTCTGGACAAGCAGATTGACCGGCCGACTGCCGGAGATTTTGGCGGAGCCTTCGGTGCCGCCCGAATGGGCCTTGTCGCTGACCAGAAGGGCGATCCTTCGGTTCTGTGCACGATGCCCACCATTGAAAAAAGCTTCTATCCAAACAAGGCCCTGCAAGACAGGTTTGAAAATGTCTATGCCCGTTACGCAGCCGCCTATTCATCCCTGAAGGATCTCTGA